Proteins encoded within one genomic window of Micromonospora halotolerans:
- the gatA gene encoding Asp-tRNA(Asn)/Glu-tRNA(Gln) amidotransferase subunit GatA — protein sequence MTDLTRLTAAEIAGLVATGETSAVEVTQAHLDRITAVDEQVHAFLHVDTEGALAAARSVDERRAAGEELGPLAGVPVAVKDVLTTKGVPTTVGSKILEGWRPPYDSTIVERLRAAGTVMLGKTNMDEFAMGSSTEYSAYGPTRNPWDLARIPGGSGGGSAAALAAYEAPLSIGSDTGGSIRQPGAVTGTVGAKPTYGGTSRYGLVAFSSSLDTPGPCARNVLDAALLHQVIGGHDPRDSTSIPAPVPDVVGAAKLGASGDLTGVKLGVVTEFTGEGAEPGVMAAFREAVEALAKLGAEIVDVSCPHFKYALPAYYLIAPSECSSNLARFDGVRFGLRVGDDGNRSLEEVMSLTREAGFGPEVKRRIMLGTYALSSGYYDAYYGQAQKVRTLITRDFTAAFEGVDALISPTTPFVAFPIGARTADPYQMYLADLFTIPTNLYGGPAISVPCGLSEGLPVGFQIMAPTMADDRMYRVAAALESTVGTFTPPAL from the coding sequence ATGACTGACCTGACCCGGCTCACCGCCGCCGAGATCGCCGGTCTGGTGGCGACGGGCGAGACCTCCGCCGTGGAGGTCACGCAGGCCCACCTGGACCGGATCACCGCCGTCGACGAGCAGGTCCACGCCTTCCTGCACGTCGACACCGAGGGCGCGCTGGCCGCCGCCCGCAGCGTGGACGAGCGCCGGGCCGCCGGCGAGGAACTGGGGCCGCTGGCCGGCGTGCCGGTCGCCGTGAAGGACGTGCTCACCACGAAGGGCGTGCCGACCACGGTCGGCTCGAAGATCCTGGAGGGCTGGCGCCCGCCGTACGACTCGACGATCGTCGAGCGGCTGCGCGCCGCCGGCACGGTGATGCTCGGCAAGACCAACATGGACGAGTTCGCCATGGGCTCCTCCACCGAATACTCGGCGTACGGCCCGACCCGCAACCCGTGGGACCTGGCGCGGATCCCGGGCGGCTCCGGTGGTGGCAGCGCCGCGGCGCTGGCCGCGTACGAGGCGCCGCTGTCGATCGGCTCGGACACCGGCGGCTCGATCCGCCAGCCCGGCGCGGTCACCGGCACCGTCGGGGCGAAGCCCACCTACGGCGGCACCTCCCGCTACGGCCTGGTGGCGTTCTCCTCCTCGCTGGACACCCCCGGCCCGTGCGCGCGCAACGTGCTGGACGCCGCGCTGCTGCACCAGGTGATCGGCGGTCACGACCCGCGCGACTCCACGTCGATCCCGGCCCCGGTGCCGGACGTGGTCGGCGCGGCGAAGCTCGGCGCGTCCGGCGACCTGACCGGGGTGAAGCTCGGTGTGGTCACCGAGTTCACCGGCGAGGGCGCCGAGCCGGGCGTGATGGCCGCGTTCCGCGAGGCGGTGGAGGCCCTGGCGAAGCTGGGCGCCGAGATCGTCGACGTCTCGTGCCCGCACTTCAAGTACGCGCTGCCGGCCTACTACCTGATCGCGCCGAGCGAGTGCTCCTCCAACCTGGCCCGGTTCGACGGCGTCCGGTTCGGCCTGCGGGTCGGCGACGACGGCAACCGGTCCCTCGAAGAGGTCATGTCGCTGACCCGGGAGGCGGGCTTCGGCCCCGAGGTCAAGCGGCGCATCATGCTCGGCACCTACGCGCTCTCGTCGGGCTACTACGACGCCTACTACGGGCAGGCGCAGAAGGTCCGGACGCTGATCACCCGGGACTTCACGGCCGCCTTCGAGGGGGTGGACGCGCTCATCTCGCCGACCACCCCGTTCGTGGCCTTCCCGATCGGGGCGCGCACCGCCGACCCCTACCAGATGTACCTGGCCGACCTGTTCACCATCCCGACCAACCTGTACGGCGGACCGGCCATCTCGGTGCCGTGCGGCCTGTCCGAGGGCCTCCCGGTCGGTTTCCAGATCATGGCTCCGACGATGGCCGACGACCGGATGTACCGGGTCGCCGCCGCGCTGGAGTCCACGGTCGGCACGTTCACCCCACCGGCACTGTGA
- the gatC gene encoding Asp-tRNA(Asn)/Glu-tRNA(Gln) amidotransferase subunit GatC, producing MAAISREEVAHLARLSRLAVTEEELDTFAGQLDVILQSVAQVGEVAAADIPPTSHSVPLTNVLREDVVTPCLTPQEALSGAPDAEEQRFRVPRILDEDVAS from the coding sequence ATGGCCGCCATCTCCCGCGAGGAGGTCGCGCATCTCGCGCGACTGTCGCGGCTCGCCGTCACCGAGGAGGAGTTGGACACCTTCGCCGGCCAGCTGGACGTGATCCTCCAGTCGGTCGCCCAGGTCGGCGAGGTCGCCGCGGCGGACATCCCGCCGACGTCCCACTCGGTGCCGCTGACCAACGTCCTCCGCGAGGACGTGGTGACGCCGTGCCTGACCCCGCAGGAGGCGCTGTCGGGTGCGCCCGACGCCGAGGAGCAGCGGTTCCGCGTCCCGCGGATCCTGGACGAGGATGTGGCTTCATGA
- a CDS encoding transketolase-like TK C-terminal-containing protein yields MNQHDLDVLDEIQRRVLWLATRIVDAANHDRDTGDGVKVGGHQASSASLVTAMTALWFAHLDAEDRVAVKPHASPVFHAVQYLLGNLDRSYLPKLRARGGLQSYPSRTKDPDGVDFSTGSVGLGAAAPLFAAVTRRYVDAHFGERTHSRFIALIGDAELDEGNIWEAVADPATTGLGNVMWLVDFNRQSLDRVVPGVRINQWRGQFEAAGWHVVEVKYGRKLAEAYERPGGAALRDWIDLMPNEQYQSLFGLAGPALRKQFLDGAPAEVAAFVADIPDDELGPLVTDLGGHDLQAMLDAYAQCDAVTDRPSVVFAYTVKGWGLPIAGNPRNHSALLTSEQVDALRAAHGLTRDTEWDRLDPASPAGIRAGERREALARAPRERALGVTVPETTKVRVNKPVSTQEVFGRVLVDLARDPKVAPYLVTTAPDVATSTNLAGFINKTGVFAPTEQRSWTEDRMLRWTETPAGQHIELGISEMNLFLLLGQLGLSWDLSGQPLLPVGTVYDPFVLRGLDAFLYGTYSGSRFVVAGTPSGITLAPEGGAHQSTITASVGLELPGVTFCEPAYAGSLDWLLCDALGQIAGGAAPAATAAPAEDGAYYFRLSTRPIDQAPFEAARARIGDAVLRRQVVAGAYRLVDAHEAYPQLADAPVVQLAASGAVLPEVLAAAAELAEEGVAAHVVDVTSLDRLYRAWQRTLRQGVRTATVPSVPGALRSAFADRVPVVTVHDAASHAMAWLGSALGAPAVPLGVDEFGQSGSVGELYELHDLLPGSIVNAALAALSLR; encoded by the coding sequence GTGAACCAGCACGACCTCGACGTCCTCGACGAGATCCAGCGGCGGGTGCTCTGGCTCGCCACCCGCATCGTGGACGCGGCGAACCACGACCGGGACACCGGCGACGGGGTGAAGGTCGGCGGCCACCAGGCGTCCAGCGCCTCGCTGGTCACCGCGATGACCGCGCTCTGGTTCGCCCACCTGGACGCCGAGGACCGGGTCGCGGTCAAGCCGCACGCCTCGCCGGTCTTCCACGCCGTCCAGTACCTGCTCGGCAACCTGGACCGGTCCTACCTGCCGAAGCTGCGGGCGCGCGGCGGGCTGCAGTCGTACCCGTCGCGGACCAAGGACCCGGACGGGGTGGACTTCTCGACCGGCTCGGTCGGCCTGGGCGCGGCCGCGCCGCTGTTCGCGGCGGTCACCCGCCGCTACGTCGACGCGCACTTCGGCGAGCGGACGCACTCCCGGTTCATCGCCCTCATCGGCGACGCCGAGCTGGACGAGGGCAACATCTGGGAGGCCGTCGCCGACCCGGCCACCACCGGGCTGGGCAACGTGATGTGGCTGGTCGACTTCAACCGCCAGTCGCTGGACCGGGTCGTCCCCGGCGTGCGGATCAACCAGTGGCGCGGCCAGTTCGAGGCCGCCGGCTGGCACGTGGTCGAGGTCAAGTACGGCCGCAAACTCGCCGAGGCGTACGAGCGGCCGGGCGGGGCGGCGCTGCGCGACTGGATCGACCTGATGCCCAACGAGCAGTACCAGTCGCTGTTCGGGCTGGCCGGGCCGGCCCTGCGCAAGCAGTTCCTGGACGGCGCCCCGGCCGAGGTGGCCGCCTTCGTGGCCGACATCCCCGACGACGAGCTGGGTCCGCTCGTCACGGACCTGGGCGGGCACGACCTCCAAGCGATGCTCGACGCGTACGCCCAGTGCGACGCGGTCACCGACCGGCCCAGCGTGGTCTTCGCCTACACGGTCAAGGGGTGGGGCCTGCCGATCGCCGGCAACCCGCGCAACCACTCGGCGCTGCTCACCAGCGAGCAGGTCGACGCGCTGCGCGCCGCGCACGGCCTGACCCGCGACACCGAGTGGGACCGCCTCGACCCGGCGTCCCCGGCCGGCATCCGGGCCGGCGAGCGCCGGGAGGCGCTGGCCCGCGCGCCGCGCGAGCGGGCGCTCGGGGTCACCGTCCCGGAAACCACGAAGGTACGGGTGAACAAGCCCGTCTCCACCCAGGAGGTCTTCGGCCGGGTGCTGGTCGACCTGGCCCGCGACCCGAAGGTCGCGCCCTACCTGGTCACCACCGCGCCGGACGTGGCCACCTCCACCAACCTGGCCGGGTTCATCAACAAGACCGGGGTGTTCGCCCCCACCGAGCAGCGTTCCTGGACCGAGGACCGGATGCTGCGCTGGACGGAGACCCCGGCCGGTCAGCACATCGAGCTGGGCATCTCCGAGATGAACCTGTTCCTGCTGCTCGGCCAGCTCGGCCTGTCGTGGGACCTGTCCGGGCAGCCGCTGCTGCCGGTCGGCACGGTCTACGACCCGTTCGTGCTGCGCGGCCTGGACGCGTTCCTCTACGGCACCTACTCCGGCTCCCGGTTCGTGGTGGCCGGCACCCCGTCCGGCATCACCCTGGCCCCCGAGGGCGGCGCCCACCAGTCGACCATCACCGCCTCGGTGGGCCTGGAGCTGCCCGGGGTCACCTTCTGCGAACCCGCGTACGCCGGCAGCCTCGACTGGCTGCTCTGCGACGCGCTCGGCCAGATCGCCGGGGGAGCGGCCCCGGCCGCCACGGCCGCGCCGGCCGAGGACGGCGCGTACTACTTCCGCCTCAGCACCCGGCCCATCGACCAGGCGCCCTTCGAGGCGGCCCGGGCGCGGATCGGCGACGCGGTGCTGCGCCGGCAGGTGGTGGCGGGCGCGTACCGGCTCGTCGACGCGCACGAGGCGTACCCCCAGCTGGCGGACGCCCCGGTCGTGCAGCTCGCCGCCTCCGGCGCGGTGCTGCCGGAGGTCCTCGCGGCCGCCGCGGAGCTGGCCGAGGAGGGCGTCGCGGCGCACGTGGTCGACGTGACCAGCCTGGACCGGCTCTACCGGGCCTGGCAGCGGACCCTGCGCCAGGGCGTGCGGACGGCGACCGTGCCGAGCGTGCCCGGCGCGCTGCGGTCGGCCTTCGCCGACCGGGTGCCGGTGGTCACCGTGCACGACGCCGCCTCGCACGCGATGGCCTGGCTCGGCTCGGCGCTCGGCGCCCCGGCCGTGCCGCTCGGGGTCGACGAGTTCGGCCAGTCCGGCAGCGTCGGCGAACTGTACGAGCTGCACGACCTGCTGCCCGGCAGCATCGTCAACGCGGCGCTGGCGGCCCTGTCGCTGCGCTGA
- a CDS encoding EAL domain-containing protein, translated as METGDPRNSVPPGRTGPFFGFVTVVGVLALLVSAVPLAALPDDLPHLPAAFWTMAALAVACDARPFVPPGRRQTSAVFPSTCFTFAILLGWGLGPAVAVQAVAVAVSGWRLGYAGWRTAFNGAQYACALAAAYAVSRLGPGELFGDGRLHWTDVAAVGGATATWFVVNYGLVSCAIRLRFGDRWWPSVRQGLAYELLSTGSLLLLAPVLVAAARASAALIPLVLVPLFAVYRMARLSAEREQLADLDPLTGLPNRKALLTEVAEQVHLHAERAARGEPDAHLALLLLDLDRFKHVNDALGHAVGDRLLVEVSARLIEVVDGEELVARLGGDEFAIVVPGLTGTDQARERADRVVAALAEPVPLDGLPLDVGGSIGIALFPEHGEDFATLMRHADVAMYDAKHRNDTVAVYAPESDHNSAERLSLLADLRRVLESGPPARAEEPTGVRGGDGAALAPAPGLSTPAARSARGDGLPRNGGRAGGARAGSSGGARLTPRRDLEPPARWRLRRRERVEVRHDDELINRIVTGADPIRRRATRATTPETPPEIPSPDDGDRLSPAHGGAAGAVPDARPGTVADDLPGAVTDDLPAAVADARPGAVADDQSGAVPDGQPGAVLGSRTGTVSAGRPERGASDLPAGVAAIRGAEQRVGAGSAGLDDPAGDPGEITMYYQPQIAIATGEVVGVEALLRWRHPRRGMVDPGELIQVAEQSAVMRLLTRRVVDDVVEQVAKWSAAGVTLRAALNVSVRDLHTGEIADQIADRLARYGVPPDRLQVEITEGALMADPRRVLASITQLHRIGVGIALDDFGTGYSSLQHLRRLPLSEVKVDRSFVLGMADDADDAAIVRSMIELAGALGLRVVAEGVEDERTWRLLHAAGCDVAQGWFYARPMPAGELVTWLSRYRPVHPAVAAEGEGPRRPAG; from the coding sequence ATGGAGACCGGCGACCCGCGAAACTCCGTCCCGCCCGGGCGGACCGGGCCGTTCTTCGGCTTCGTCACCGTGGTCGGTGTCCTGGCCCTGCTCGTCTCGGCCGTGCCGCTGGCCGCGCTCCCCGACGACCTGCCCCACCTGCCGGCCGCCTTCTGGACCATGGCGGCGCTGGCCGTCGCCTGCGACGCCCGCCCGTTCGTGCCGCCCGGTCGACGGCAGACCTCGGCGGTCTTCCCGTCGACCTGCTTCACGTTCGCCATCCTCCTCGGCTGGGGGCTCGGCCCGGCCGTCGCCGTGCAGGCCGTGGCGGTGGCCGTCTCCGGCTGGCGGCTCGGCTACGCCGGCTGGCGCACCGCCTTCAACGGGGCCCAGTACGCCTGCGCGCTGGCCGCCGCGTACGCGGTCAGCCGGCTCGGCCCGGGCGAGCTCTTCGGCGACGGCCGGCTGCACTGGACCGACGTGGCGGCGGTGGGTGGCGCCACGGCGACCTGGTTCGTCGTCAACTACGGCCTGGTCAGCTGCGCGATCCGGCTGCGGTTCGGCGACCGCTGGTGGCCCAGCGTCCGGCAGGGCCTCGCCTACGAGCTGCTCTCCACCGGCTCGCTGCTGCTGCTCGCCCCGGTGCTGGTGGCCGCCGCCCGGGCCAGCGCCGCGCTGATCCCGTTGGTGCTGGTGCCGCTGTTCGCGGTCTACCGGATGGCCCGGCTCTCCGCCGAGCGGGAGCAGCTCGCCGACCTCGACCCGCTCACCGGGCTGCCCAACCGCAAGGCCCTGCTCACCGAGGTGGCCGAGCAGGTGCACCTGCACGCCGAGCGGGCCGCCCGCGGCGAGCCGGACGCCCACCTGGCCCTGCTGCTGCTGGATCTCGACCGGTTCAAGCACGTCAACGACGCGCTCGGGCACGCGGTGGGTGACCGGCTGCTGGTCGAGGTGAGCGCCCGCCTCATCGAGGTGGTCGACGGGGAGGAGCTGGTGGCGCGGCTCGGCGGCGACGAGTTCGCCATCGTCGTACCCGGGCTCACCGGCACCGACCAGGCCCGCGAGCGAGCCGACCGGGTGGTGGCCGCGCTCGCCGAGCCGGTGCCGCTGGACGGCCTGCCGCTGGACGTGGGCGGGTCCATCGGCATCGCCCTGTTCCCCGAGCACGGCGAGGACTTCGCCACCCTGATGCGCCACGCCGACGTGGCCATGTACGACGCGAAGCACCGCAACGACACCGTGGCCGTCTACGCGCCCGAGTCCGACCACAACTCCGCCGAGCGGTTGAGCCTCCTCGCCGACCTGCGCCGGGTGCTGGAGTCCGGGCCGCCGGCCCGGGCCGAGGAGCCGACCGGCGTCCGCGGCGGCGACGGCGCGGCGCTCGCCCCCGCGCCCGGCCTGTCCACCCCGGCGGCTCGGTCGGCCCGTGGCGACGGCCTGCCACGCAACGGTGGCCGGGCCGGAGGGGCGCGAGCCGGCTCCTCCGGCGGGGCGCGCCTGACGCCGCGCCGGGACCTGGAGCCGCCGGCGCGGTGGCGGCTGCGGCGCCGCGAGCGGGTGGAGGTGCGGCACGACGACGAGCTGATCAACCGGATCGTCACGGGCGCCGACCCGATCCGCCGCCGGGCCACCCGCGCGACCACGCCGGAGACGCCGCCGGAGATCCCGTCGCCCGACGACGGCGACCGGCTGAGCCCGGCCCACGGCGGCGCCGCCGGGGCGGTGCCCGACGCCCGGCCCGGGACGGTGGCCGACGACCTGCCCGGGGCGGTAACCGACGACCTGCCCGCTGCGGTGGCGGACGCCCGGCCCGGCGCGGTGGCCGACGACCAGTCCGGGGCGGTGCCCGACGGGCAGCCCGGCGCGGTGCTCGGTAGCCGGACCGGAACGGTGTCCGCCGGGCGTCCGGAGCGCGGCGCTTCCGATCTTCCGGCCGGCGTAGCCGCGATCCGGGGGGCCGAGCAGCGCGTCGGCGCCGGTTCGGCCGGGCTCGACGACCCGGCCGGGGACCCGGGCGAGATCACCATGTACTACCAGCCGCAGATCGCCATCGCGACCGGCGAGGTGGTCGGCGTCGAGGCGCTGCTGCGCTGGCGGCACCCGCGCCGGGGCATGGTCGACCCCGGGGAGCTGATCCAGGTCGCGGAGCAGAGCGCGGTGATGCGGCTGCTCACCCGCCGGGTGGTGGACGACGTGGTGGAGCAGGTCGCCAAGTGGTCCGCCGCCGGCGTCACGCTGCGCGCCGCGCTCAACGTCAGCGTCCGGGACCTGCACACCGGCGAGATCGCCGACCAGATCGCCGACCGGCTGGCCCGGTACGGCGTGCCGCCGGACCGGTTGCAGGTCGAGATCACCGAGGGCGCGCTGATGGCCGACCCGCGGCGGGTGCTGGCCAGCATCACCCAGCTGCACCGGATCGGGGTCGGCATCGCGCTGGACGACTTCGGCACCGGCTACTCGTCGCTGCAGCACCTGCGCCGGCTCCCGCTGTCCGAGGTGAAGGTCGACCGGTCGTTCGTGCTCGGGATGGCCGACGACGCCGACGACGCGGCGATCGTCCGATCGATGATCGAGCTGGCCGGGGCGCTCGGGCTGCGGGTGGTGGCCGAGGGCGTCGAGGACGAGCGCACCTGGCGGCTGCTGCACGCGGCCGGCTGCGACGTGGCGCAGGGCTGGTTCTACGCCCGGCCCATGCCGGCCGGGGAGCTGGTCACCTGGCTGTCCCGGTACCGGCCGGTCCACCCGGCCGTGGCGGCGGAGGGCGAGGGACCACGTCGCCCGGCCGGCTGA
- the gatB gene encoding Asp-tRNA(Asn)/Glu-tRNA(Gln) amidotransferase subunit GatB, whose protein sequence is MTTTLPAYDEVVARWEPVIGLETHVELGTNTKMWCGCPTDFGGEPNTRVCPVCLGLPGSLPVANKAAIEATIRIGLALNCSIAEWCRFARKNYFYPDMPKNFQISQYDEPLCVDGYLDVDVNGETVRIGIERVHLEEDTGKTLHVGGATGRIHGATESLVDYNRAGIPLVEIVTKPIPGTGALAPEVARAYVTELRDVIRSLGVSDVRMEEGSLRCDVNTSLNRPGEEWGTRTETKNVNSLRSVERAVRSEMLRQASVLDAGGSITQETRHFHEDTGDTTPGRSKETATDYRYFPEPDLVPLAPDTAWVAELKAALPELPRLRRKRIQQDWGLSDLDMQSVVNAGAVELIEATVAAGATPAGARKWWLGELSRRANESGVELADVGATPAQVAELQGLVDAGKLNDKLARTVLEGVVAGEGSPTEIMTNRNLEVVSDTGALTAAVDEAIAANPGIADKIRSGKVAAAGALVGAVMKTTRGQADAKTVRELILARLGVQG, encoded by the coding sequence ATGACGACGACACTGCCCGCGTACGACGAGGTCGTGGCGCGCTGGGAACCGGTGATCGGCCTGGAGACCCACGTCGAGCTGGGCACGAACACCAAGATGTGGTGCGGCTGCCCGACCGACTTCGGCGGCGAGCCGAACACCCGGGTCTGCCCGGTCTGCCTGGGCCTGCCCGGCTCGCTGCCGGTGGCCAACAAGGCGGCCATCGAGGCGACCATCCGGATCGGCCTGGCACTGAACTGCTCGATCGCCGAGTGGTGCCGGTTCGCCCGGAAGAACTACTTCTACCCGGACATGCCGAAGAACTTCCAGATCAGCCAGTACGACGAGCCGCTCTGCGTCGACGGCTACCTGGACGTCGACGTCAACGGCGAGACCGTGCGGATCGGCATCGAGCGGGTGCACCTGGAGGAGGACACCGGCAAGACGCTGCACGTCGGCGGCGCCACCGGCCGGATCCACGGCGCCACCGAGTCGCTGGTCGACTACAACCGGGCCGGCATCCCGCTCGTCGAGATCGTCACCAAGCCGATCCCCGGCACGGGGGCGCTCGCTCCCGAGGTGGCCCGGGCGTACGTCACCGAGCTGCGCGACGTGATCCGCTCGCTGGGTGTCTCCGACGTCCGGATGGAGGAGGGCTCGCTGCGCTGCGACGTGAACACGTCGCTGAACCGGCCGGGCGAGGAGTGGGGCACCCGCACCGAGACCAAGAACGTCAACTCGCTGCGTTCGGTCGAGCGGGCGGTCCGCTCGGAGATGCTGCGCCAGGCGTCGGTGCTCGACGCCGGTGGCAGCATCACCCAGGAGACCCGGCACTTCCACGAGGACACCGGTGACACCACCCCCGGCCGGTCCAAGGAGACCGCCACCGACTACCGGTACTTCCCGGAGCCGGACCTGGTCCCGCTCGCGCCGGACACCGCCTGGGTGGCCGAGCTGAAGGCGGCCCTGCCGGAGCTGCCGAGGCTGCGCCGCAAGCGGATTCAGCAGGACTGGGGCCTGTCCGACCTGGACATGCAGTCGGTGGTCAACGCCGGCGCGGTCGAGCTGATCGAGGCGACCGTGGCCGCCGGGGCGACCCCGGCCGGCGCCCGCAAGTGGTGGCTGGGCGAGCTGTCCCGCCGGGCCAACGAGAGCGGCGTGGAGCTGGCCGACGTCGGGGCCACCCCGGCGCAGGTCGCCGAGCTGCAGGGCCTGGTCGACGCCGGCAAGCTCAACGACAAGCTGGCCCGTACCGTGCTGGAGGGCGTGGTGGCCGGCGAGGGCTCGCCGACCGAGATCATGACCAACCGCAACCTCGAGGTGGTCTCCGACACCGGCGCGCTCACCGCCGCCGTGGACGAGGCGATCGCCGCGAACCCGGGCATCGCCGACAAGATCCGCAGCGGCAAGGTGGCGGCGGCCGGCGCGCTGGTCGGCGCTGTCATGAAGACCACCCGCGGCCAGGCCGACGCCAAGACCGTCCGCGAGCTGATCCTGGCGCGCCTCGGCGTCCAGGGCTGA
- the ligA gene encoding NAD-dependent DNA ligase LigA: MSEEAIPQAVSPAQEAAAGAEPTPEARERHATLSQELTEHQYRYYVLDAPTISDAEFDKQLRELEALEEQYPALRTPDSPTQRVGGTFSTDFTPVTHAERMLSLDNAFADEELAAWAERVERDAGGPVPYLCELKVDGLAINLTYEKGRLVRAATRGDGRTGEDVTANVRSIRDVPARLTPSDDFPDVPEFLEVRGEIYFPVAAFADLNAGLVEQGKAPFANPRNAAAGSLRQKDPRITASRPLRLVVHGIGARRGFQPAAQSESYAALRAWGLPTSDRWRVVPDLAGVAEYIAYYAEHRHDVEHEIDGVVVKVDPVSIQGRLGSTSRAPRWAIAFKYPPEEVTTKLLDIDVNVGRTGRVTPFAVLEPVRVAGSTVALATLHNAREVERKGVLIGDTVVLRKAGDVIPEVLGPVVDLRPADARPFVMPTACPACGTPLAPAKEGDVDIRCPNSRSCPAQLRERVFHLAGRGAFDIEVLGYKGAAALLDAGIIQDEGDLFALDAEQLSRSPFFVNKDGTLGSNATKLLDNLAVAKERELWRVLVALSIRHVGPTAAQALARHFRSVEAIDAASEEELSSVDGVGPTIAASIKEWFAVDWHREVVRKWAESGVRMAEEAGEEGPRPLEGVTVVVTGTLAGFSRDQASEAIQSRGGKVTGSVSKKTGFVVVGDNPGSKADKAADLKLPILDEEGFRVLLESGPDAAREVARVEG; this comes from the coding sequence GTGTCCGAAGAAGCGATTCCCCAGGCGGTCAGCCCCGCGCAGGAGGCGGCGGCCGGCGCCGAGCCGACCCCGGAGGCGCGGGAGCGGCACGCCACGCTGAGCCAGGAGCTCACCGAGCACCAGTACCGCTACTACGTGCTGGACGCGCCGACCATCTCCGACGCCGAGTTCGACAAGCAGCTGCGGGAGCTGGAGGCGCTCGAGGAGCAGTACCCGGCGCTGCGCACCCCCGACTCGCCGACCCAGCGCGTCGGCGGCACCTTCTCCACCGACTTCACCCCGGTCACCCACGCCGAGCGGATGCTCTCGCTCGACAACGCCTTCGCCGACGAGGAGCTGGCGGCCTGGGCCGAGCGGGTCGAGCGGGACGCCGGCGGCCCGGTGCCCTACCTGTGCGAGCTGAAGGTCGACGGCCTGGCCATCAACCTGACCTACGAGAAGGGGCGGCTGGTCCGGGCCGCGACCCGGGGTGACGGGCGCACGGGTGAGGACGTCACCGCCAACGTGCGCAGCATCCGGGACGTGCCGGCCCGGCTGACGCCCTCCGACGACTTCCCCGACGTGCCGGAGTTCCTCGAGGTGCGCGGCGAGATCTACTTCCCGGTGGCCGCCTTCGCCGACCTCAACGCCGGCCTGGTCGAGCAGGGCAAGGCGCCGTTCGCCAACCCGCGCAACGCGGCCGCCGGCAGCCTGCGCCAGAAGGACCCACGGATCACCGCCTCCCGGCCGCTGCGCCTGGTGGTGCACGGCATCGGCGCCCGCCGGGGCTTCCAGCCGGCCGCGCAGTCCGAGTCCTACGCGGCGCTCAGAGCGTGGGGGCTGCCGACCAGCGACCGCTGGCGGGTGGTGCCCGACCTGGCCGGGGTGGCGGAATACATCGCCTACTACGCCGAGCACCGGCACGACGTCGAGCACGAGATCGACGGCGTGGTGGTCAAGGTCGACCCCGTCTCCATCCAGGGGCGGCTCGGCTCGACCAGCCGCGCGCCGCGCTGGGCCATCGCCTTCAAGTACCCGCCGGAGGAGGTCACCACCAAGCTGCTCGACATCGACGTCAACGTCGGGCGCACCGGCCGGGTCACCCCGTTCGCCGTCCTCGAACCGGTCCGGGTGGCCGGCTCCACGGTCGCCCTGGCCACCCTGCACAACGCCCGCGAGGTCGAGCGCAAGGGCGTGCTCATCGGCGACACGGTGGTGCTGCGCAAGGCCGGCGACGTCATCCCCGAGGTGCTCGGCCCGGTGGTCGACCTGCGCCCGGCCGACGCCCGCCCGTTCGTCATGCCCACCGCCTGCCCGGCCTGCGGCACCCCGCTCGCGCCGGCCAAGGAGGGCGACGTCGACATCCGGTGCCCCAACTCGCGCAGCTGCCCGGCGCAGCTCCGGGAGCGGGTCTTCCACCTGGCCGGTCGGGGCGCGTTCGACATCGAGGTACTCGGCTACAAGGGCGCCGCCGCGCTGCTCGACGCCGGGATCATCCAGGACGAGGGTGACCTGTTCGCGCTCGACGCCGAGCAGCTCTCCCGCTCGCCGTTCTTCGTCAACAAGGACGGCACGCTGGGCAGCAACGCGACCAAGCTGCTCGACAACCTGGCCGTGGCCAAGGAGCGGGAGCTCTGGCGGGTGCTGGTCGCGCTCTCCATCCGGCACGTCGGCCCGACCGCGGCGCAGGCGCTCGCCCGGCACTTCCGCTCGGTCGAGGCGATCGACGCGGCCAGCGAGGAGGAGCTGTCCTCGGTGGACGGCGTCGGCCCGACCATCGCGGCCAGCATCAAGGAGTGGTTCGCCGTCGACTGGCACCGCGAGGTGGTGCGCAAGTGGGCCGAGTCCGGCGTGCGGATGGCCGAGGAGGCCGGCGAGGAGGGCCCGCGCCCGCTCGAAGGGGTGACCGTGGTGGTCACCGGCACGCTGGCCGGGTTCAGCCGTGACCAGGCGTCCGAGGCGATCCAGAGCCGGGGCGGCAAGGTCACCGGCTCGGTCTCGAAGAAGACCGGCTTCGTGGTGGTGGGCGACAACCCCGGCTCCAAGGCCGACAAGGCCGCCGACCTCAAGCTGCCGATCCTCGACGAGGAGGGCTTCCGGGTGCTGCTGGAGTCCGGCCCGGACGCGGCCCGCGAGGTGGCCCGCGTCGAGGGGTGA